In Elaeis guineensis isolate ETL-2024a chromosome 1, EG11, whole genome shotgun sequence, a genomic segment contains:
- the LOC140857075 gene encoding uncharacterized protein translates to MTHTHQDGTFVRDESRDLYERATSLIAERDDESAASTQQSRIEAEVFTELMGPERYGRVRGYGVGVTPTQLSEVSRYTQHAAADAQDSRVRRLEAEIQEIRQSRAAEMEEMRQSRAEMQAMRGQIDRLTSLLEMYGSSQAPGISGTRRDSGTSRGDNDDHPPAD, encoded by the exons atgactcatactcatcaggatggtacttttgttcgagatgagtcgagagatttatat gagagggctacatctctcattgcggagcgtgacgacgagtccgcagcatctacgcagcagagccgtatcgaggccgaggtgttcacagagttgatgggaccagagcgctacggccgagtgaggggttatggagtaggagtcacccccactcagttatctgaggttagtagatatacgcagcatgctgcagcagatgctcaggattcacgcgttcgcagactcgaggcggagatacaggagattagacagagtcgtgccgctgagatggaggagatgcgacagagccgtgccgagatgcaggccatgaggggacagattgatcgccttacatctttattagagatgtatggttcatctcag gctcctggcatatcaggcacccgtcgagatagcggcacgtcacgtggagacaacgacgaccatccgcctgcagattga
- the LOC140857072 gene encoding putative disease resistance protein RGA3 codes for MRELHSLSELVDLLAEKVVDACADGLSWAYSSFSRLLDVESDLENLRRRVDRIHACLKGAEETRFSEDGNARLWLSELKDIAFDAEDLLDEFQTRVKLSKLQASVAAAGDGSRSLKRKRPWHSLSVNPVWLWKISRKIVQISRNYNSIVEDWRNLHHREGESRRAEVREERLPPVAGSLQGEPLIDAIDDKKEEIVQLLISGGKDGLAVVSIVGAGGMGKTTLARLVFGDERIEHFFDLRIWVGVSKGFDVTETTKEIIGARTKERCDLPSLDLLQRRLQELVIGRKFLLVLDGVWNEEQYYWDTLRVPLIAGVKGSMVLITTRSELVSRNMRTLPLIRLNGLEEEHCWLLFRDMAFEPGACDRHWNLVEIGREIVKKCQGSPLAAKSIGSLLYNKTDEEEWRSVLSDLQDPDDDANRILRTLKVSYDHLPLHLKECFAFCSTFPNGYEFDRDELVKLWIAVGLVKPREVRSLESIGGRYFDYLLWRSFFQISSSNPQLKLKYKMPGLIHELAQSVSEHECLRFEKNAVYGESKNARYVVSCLQNMEPVTFQKTFGNKSLRAFIWLPENGVPTKQVPHDLFLNLKCLRALDLRQNELVVLPGSVGNLIHLRLLNLYGTQIEKLPESVSNLYNLQVLELGECSKLLELPKGMSNLVNLRHLGLHLDWDKHRNRCTDLISMPPGIGQLTSLRTLSRFSVSAESGCGLGQLKDLDLQGELCISKLENVVMNVKDAEDANLKNKKYLDFLMLRWSDNTCSNSQTRSEEQVIENLRPHTNIRSLWIDNYNGTSFPNWLRDRSLSNLETLRLFNCRRCGVLPLVGQLPQLRNLYLEGLPEVRHMGRVVLGNGNTTGFPLLEMLSIANMRNLESWYEVIEGDMACLKKLVISDCPKINELPHLPHSLEYFEIRNCHKLLSLPVPPFLQELVIKGGNPKLI; via the coding sequence ATGCGGGAGCTCCATTCGCTGTCGGAGCTCGTCGACCTCCTCGCCGAGAAGGTCGTCGACGCCTGCGCCGACGGCCTCTCCTGGGCCTATTCCTCTTTCTCCCGCCTACTCGACGTCGAGTCCGACCTCGAAAACCTCCGCCGCAGGGTCGACCGCATCCACGCCTGCCTCAAGGGCGCCGAGGAGACCCGCTTCAGTGAGGACGGCAACGCTCGCCTTTGGCTCTCCGAGCTCAAAGACATAGCTTTCGACGCAGAGGACCTCCTCGACGAGTTCCAGACCCGGGTCAAACTCTCCAAGCTCCAAGCTTCCGTGGCCGCCGCCGGCGACGGAAGCCGCTCTCTAAAGAGAAAGCGACCTTGGCACTCCCTCTCCGTCAACCCAGTTTGGCTCTGGAAGATTTCACGAAAGATCGTCCAGATCAGCAGGAACTACAATTCCATTGTCGAGGACTGGCGTAATCTCCATCACAGGGAGGGCGAGTCCAGGAGAGCAGAGGTTAGGGAAGAACGCCTCCCTCCGGTGGCGGGCTCTCTCCAAGGTGAGCCCCTAATCGATGCCATCGatgataagaaagaagagattgttCAATTGTTGATCTCGGGTGGGAAAGATGGACTTGCTGTTGTTTCGATAGTCGGAGCAGGAGGAATGGGAAAGACGACGCTTGCCAGGCTTGTCTTTGGTGACGAACGGATCGAACACTTCTTCGACTTGAGGATTTGGGTTGGTGTTTCCAAAGGGTTCGATGTGACGGAGACTACAAAGGAGATTATTGGAGCAAGAACTAAAGAAAGATGCGATCTTCCGAGCTTGGATCTGCTGCAACGCCGGCTTCAGGAGCTGGTGATAGGGAGGAAGTTCTTATTGGTGCTAGATGGTGTTTGGAATGAGGAGCAATATTATTGGGATACGTTGCGAGTTCCTTTAATTGCTGGAGTAAAGGGAAGCATGGTTTTGATAACTACTAGGAGCGAATTGGTCTCAAGGAACATGCGCACGTTGCCTCTGATCCGTTTGAATGGTCTCGAGGAGGAGCACTGCTGGTTGTTGTTCCGGGACATGGCATTCGAGCCAGGAGCTTGTGATCGGCACTGGAACTTGGTGGAGATCGGTAGGGAGATAGTGAAGAAGTGTCAGGGATCACCTTTGGCAGCCAAGTCGATCGGCAGCCTCTTGTACAATAAAACAGATGAAGAGGAGTGGAGAAGTGTATTAAGTGATCTGCAAGATCCAGATGATGATGCCAACCGAATCCTACGGACTTTGAAGGTGAGTTATGATCATTTGCCATTGCATCTGAAGGAGTGTTTTGCTTTCTGTTCTACATTTCCCAATGGTTATGAGTTTGATAGAGATGAATTAGTCAAGTTGTGGATCGCAGTTGGTCTTGTTAAGCCTAGGGAAGtgaggtcattggagagtattGGTGGTAGGTACTTTGACTATCTCCTGTGGAGGtcattttttcaaatctctagcAGCAACCCACAATTGAAACTGAAGTACAAAATGCCAGGCCTAATTCATGAGCTAGCACAATCTGTTTCTGAACATGAATGTTTGAGATTTGAGAAAAATGCAGTATATGGCGAATCAAAGAATGCTCGCTATGTGGTGTCATGCCTTCAGAATATGGAACCCGTCACATTTCAGAAAACTTTTGGAAACAAAAGCTTAAGAGCATTTATTTGGCTTCCTGAAAATGGTGTGCCCACAAAGCAGGTTCCGCATGATCTGTTTCTAAATTTGAAGTGTTTACGTGCTTTAGATCTGCGACAGAATGAATTAGTTGTGTTACCAGGTTCTGTTGGAAATCTAATTCATCTGCGGTTGCTCAACCTTTATGGCACACAGATAGAAAAGTTGCCAGAATCTGTCAGTAACCTTTACAATCTGCAGGTACTGGAACTTGGTGAGTGCAGCAAGCTTCTAGAATTACCCAAAGGCATGAGCAACTTGGTTAATCTGCGGCATTTGGGTTTGCATCTGGACTGGGATAAGCATAGAAATAGATGTACTGATTTGATTTCCATGCCGCCAGGGATTGGCCAATTAACTTCTCTGCGAACATTGTCAAGGTTCAGTGTCTCTGCAGAGAGTGGATGTGGTTTAGGGCAGTTGAAGGACTTGGATCTCCAAGGAGAACTATGTATCTCAAAACTGGAAAATGTAGTCATGAATGTGAAGGATGCCGAAGATGCAAATTTGAAGAACAAAAAATACCTTGACTTTCTGATGCTGAGATGGAGTGACAACACCTGCTCAAACTCACAGACTCGAAGTGAAGAACAAGTAATTGAAAACCTCCGTCCACACACCAACATCAGAAGtttatggatagataactacaaTGGAACTTCATTTCCAAATTGGCTTCGGGATCGATCACTTTCAAATTTAGAGACGCTGAGACTCTTCAACTGCAGAAGATGTGGAGTCCTCCCTCTAGTGGGACAGTTGCCACAACTCAGAAATCTATACTTAGAAGGGTTGCCTGAAGTACGACACATGGGCCGTGTGGTTCTTGGTAATGGCAATACAACGGGTTTTCCCTTGCTTGAGATGTTGTCTATAGCAAACATGCGCAACTTGGAGAGTTGGTATGAAGTAATAGAAGGTGACATGGCTTGCCTTAAAAAACTTGTCATCTCAGATTGCCCCAAGATAAATGAACTTCCCCACCTACCACATTCTCTTGAATATTTTGAGATAAGAAACTGCCACAAACTGTTGTCTCTTCCTGTGCCTCCATTCCTTCAGGAGTTGGTGATAAAAGGAGGCAATCCAAAATTAATCTGA